DNA sequence from the Sulfurimonas sediminis genome:
TTTTTTACCGTGGTTTAGCCGCGTACGTGATACTGTACCAAAGCAGGCAGACTGTATAATAGAAGCAGAACCTGATGCAACAGAACTCTATTTTGCATTAAAACAAGAGGGTGTTTCTATCAATCAAAAAATGGCAACAGCACTGTTTGGGGCTCTTTTGGAATTTACACAGGGGTTTTCAAATGCAAAATGCACGGGTACGGCTTTTGTTGTGGCTGCTGAGCTTATAGAACTTAAAGCTGAGCACCTTACATGTAAAGAGTTTTTACAAAGAAGAGAGCCCCTGTCATTGTTTCGTTTGAAATCCATACTGTATAAAAAGATGTTGCAGAGTGACAATGCGCAGGTTATGAATATGTATGTTTCAGATGAAGATTTAAAATCGAGCGGTGCAAGGTTGAAAGATGCAGAAGAGATAATGAAAGAAGTGTTGAAAACGGTACATGTAAAAGAAGTCAGGCTTTATAAAAGTGACGAAAATAACAAAATATTAAAATCAATTAAGGAAATATAATTTGAGAAATAAAAAAAACAGATCTTCGGTTGGCGGATTTTTTATAACGGCCCTTCTTATAGGGGCAGGAGCATATGTCTATTTTTCTGCAATGTTTGAAAGAAATGCCCCTGTAATCACACTGCAGACAAATGGTTACTGGAATCTCAAGAAACCATTGCCGTTAAAGATAGAAGATGAGAGCGGTATCAAATCATATAAAGTGATTTTGCGAACCAAAAATGGTGAGAGTGAGTTGTTATACAATCAACTGCTGTATCCCGAAAAAGCAGTGAGTCTGAAATTAGAACCGCCAAGAGGTGCTTCAGCAATCAAAGACAAAAATATTGAAATTGTTGTACAGGCACAGGATGCGAGTAAATGGAATTTTTTAAATGGCAATACGGCGGTAAAATCTTTTAAACTGAGAATTGACAAAAAAAGACCGCAGGTAAACATTGTGAACAATTCCTATAAAATATCCCGAGGAGGTGCGGCCCTTGTAATTTTTAAAGCGGAAGATGAAAACTTAAAAGAGTTGTACATAAAATCAAATCACAATAAACATTTTAAGGTAGAACCTTTTTATAAAGAGGGATACTATATAGCTTTGCTTGCCTGGCCCGTACAGGATGAAGGTTTTAAAGCAACAGTTGTAGCAAAAGACTCGGCGGGAAATGTAAGAAAAACCTATGTTCCGCTTTATTTGAAAAACAAAACATACAGGCTTTCAAAAATTACAATTTCGGATAAATTTTTAAACGGAAAAATTGCCGAACTGGCTGAAGAGTTTGATGAGACTCAGGGAGTAGAAGATCCCCTGGAAAGATTTAAAATCATTAATGAAAATATACGAGAAAAAAACGAGGCGTTGATACATAAACTTACGTCAGACGTTCCTCAGGAAATGATCAGTGATTTTAAAATTAAAAAAATGTATCCTTTGAAAAACGGAAAGGTTGTGGCATACTTTGGAGATCATAGAAAATACTACTACAAAGGTCAGTTTATCAGTGAAGCATACCATTTGGGTTTAGACATGGCCAGTCATGCAATGGCACCTATACGCACACAAAACGGCGGGAATGTAGTCTTTGCAGATTATAACGGACTGTATGGGAATTCACCTATTATTGCACACGGACTGGGGCTTTATACTCTCTACGGACACTGCTCAAGTCTTGAAGTTTCCGCAGGTGATGAGGTGGCACCAAACAGTGTTATCGCAAAAACAGGAAAAACCGGTTATGCGATGGGAGATCATCTGCATTTTGGTGTATTGGTGCAAGGGATTGAAGTCCGACCTCAAGAGTGGATGGACAAAAAGTGGATAAAACTTAATATTAATGATATTATTAAGAGTGCTAAAAAAATCATTGATGGCAAATAAAGGATAACAGATGTATCAGACAACAATCAAAAAAAGTGTGGAGCTTGTCGGGATAGGCTTGCACAAAGGTTCTCCTGTGCGCTTAAGATTAGAACCTTTGGAGTCAAACAGCGGTATTGTGTTCTATAGAAGTGATGTGGATGTGTCTATTCCCTTGGTTCCTGAGAATGTTGTTGATACGAAAATGGCGACAGTTATAGGTAAAGACAATTATGTGATTTCTACCATAGAACATCTTTTGTCTGCGGTGTATGCATACGGCATTGATAATCTTCGTGTTGTTGTTGATGCAGATGAAGTGCCCGTGATGGACGGCAGCAGTGCAAGTTTTTGTATGCTTTTGGATGAAGCGGGCATACAAGAGCTTGATATTCCAAAAAAGGTTATGATGATTAAAAAAGAGGTAGAGATTAAAGAAGGGGAAAAATATGTAAAACTCTCTCCTTCGCCTGATTTAAACTATGACTTTACCATTAAATTTCCTCATCCTGTGATTCAGACACAAGCGTATGTATTGAAATTTACCAAAGAAAGTTATAAAAATGAGATTGCTCGTGCTAGAACATTTGGATTTTTACATGAAGTACAATACTTGCGTTCAAAAGGACTTGCTCTGGGAGGTTCTTTGGAAAATGCAGTGGTTTTGGATGATAAAAAGATACTCAACCCCGAAGGATTACGATTTAGTGATGAGTTTGTACGGCATAAAATTTTAGATGCTATTGGAGATATGAGTCTAATTGGAATGAATTTCATAGGAAACTACGAAGCATTGGCAGGAAGTCATGATCTTAATCATAAGTTGACACTGGCTCTTCTTAAAGATGCTGATAATTATGAAGTGGTAGAACTTGTCGGTGAAAAAACAAAAGAGTTAGAAAAAGCATATGCATAAAGTAGATGTACTATGTATAGCATTGGGTTCACCGATTCTTATTGGCATATACGCAGAGAATAAGCTTGTAGAAACGATACAGAGCCATGAAAAAAGTTCTGATATTCTTCCGTTAATTTATCAAGAAATATTTGAAAAATATGAGGTGAAAAAACTTTTGTATGCCAATGGACCGGGAAGTTTTATGTCTATTAAAGTAGCCTATATATTTTTGAAATCACTGAGTATATTAAAAAAAATACCGCTTTTTGCAACAGATGCTTTTTATTTTAATAAAAATCAGCCTATCAAAGCGATTGGAAAGCTATATTTTGTTAAAATAGACCAAGAGATAAAAACTCAAAAAATAGAAACAGCACCACAAGCAGATTTTATATTGCCGGATGTGTTGGATTATAAAGAGTTTAGCACAAATACAACGCCCCTTTATATGATAGGTGCAGTTGGATAGGATAATCAGTGACAATAAGTGTACCGGCAACATCTGCAAACCTCGGACCAGGTTTTGATACTCTGGGTTTGGCAGTAGATTTGAGAAACAGAGTTGAGTTTCATCCCTCGAAATTTTTTAGTGTAAGCATAAAAGGTGAGGGTGAAAACAACCCGAGACTCAAAGGAAACAATCTTTTTATCAGCATATTTAATGATCATTATTCAAGATTGATAAAAAACAAACAAAATTTCAAATTTACATTTTATAATCAAATTCCAATGTCCCGCGGACTTGGAAGTTCTTCTGCTGTTATAGTATCAGCGATTGCTTCAGCGCATGAAGCGGCTGGTATAAGGGTTTCAAAGCGCCGTATATTAAATCACGCACTTGTGTATGAATCACACCCTGACAATATTACACCTGCTGTGATGGGTGGATTTAATGTTGCAACAGTTGAAAAAAACAAGGTTTTTTCTCAAAAAAAACATCTGCCGGATTATCTCAAAGCTGTAGTCGTCATTCCGAACAAGCAGATGAATACTTCAAAATCCAGGACCGTACTTCCTAAATCCTATTCGAAAGAGAATGCGGTTTACAACCTTTCTCATGCAGCCTTGACTGTAGCTGCATTTTTTAATGAAGACTGGGAAATGTTGAAACTTGCGGCACAGGACAGATTTCATCAAAAAGCAAGAATGAAAACACTGCCGGAACTTTTTTCGGTACAAAAGGTAGCCTATGAAAGCGGAGCATTGATGAGTACTCTTTCAGGGAGCGGTTCTACATTTTTTTCACTTGTTTATGATGAAGATTCTGCGATGATTGCCAACAGAATGAAGCAGAAATTTCCTGACTTTAATGTAAAAGTTTTGAATTTTGATAATGATGGACTTATAATAGAGCGATAACTCTATTAAATAAAGTAAGATTTAGATATAATGGCAAAAAAATTTCATCAACCAACGAGAATGTGCGTTTCTTGCAGAATAAGAGAACCGCAATGTAATCTATTGAGACTGCAATGTTTTAATGGTGAATTGACAGCATTTGACGGGACGAAAAGAAGTTTTTATTTATGTCAAAGTTGTCTAAAAGAAGAGAAAAAACTTCTTCGAGCTTTAATGCGTCAATGCAAAAGCCCAGATAAAGATAAACTTATGAATAAAT
Encoded proteins:
- the lpxC gene encoding UDP-3-O-acyl-N-acetylglucosamine deacetylase translates to MYQTTIKKSVELVGIGLHKGSPVRLRLEPLESNSGIVFYRSDVDVSIPLVPENVVDTKMATVIGKDNYVISTIEHLLSAVYAYGIDNLRVVVDADEVPVMDGSSASFCMLLDEAGIQELDIPKKVMMIKKEVEIKEGEKYVKLSPSPDLNYDFTIKFPHPVIQTQAYVLKFTKESYKNEIARARTFGFLHEVQYLRSKGLALGGSLENAVVLDDKKILNPEGLRFSDEFVRHKILDAIGDMSLIGMNFIGNYEALAGSHDLNHKLTLALLKDADNYEVVELVGEKTKELEKAYA
- a CDS encoding M23 family metallopeptidase, with product MRNKKNRSSVGGFFITALLIGAGAYVYFSAMFERNAPVITLQTNGYWNLKKPLPLKIEDESGIKSYKVILRTKNGESELLYNQLLYPEKAVSLKLEPPRGASAIKDKNIEIVVQAQDASKWNFLNGNTAVKSFKLRIDKKRPQVNIVNNSYKISRGGAALVIFKAEDENLKELYIKSNHNKHFKVEPFYKEGYYIALLAWPVQDEGFKATVVAKDSAGNVRKTYVPLYLKNKTYRLSKITISDKFLNGKIAELAEEFDETQGVEDPLERFKIINENIREKNEALIHKLTSDVPQEMISDFKIKKMYPLKNGKVVAYFGDHRKYYYKGQFISEAYHLGLDMASHAMAPIRTQNGGNVVFADYNGLYGNSPIIAHGLGLYTLYGHCSSLEVSAGDEVAPNSVIAKTGKTGYAMGDHLHFGVLVQGIEVRPQEWMDKKWIKLNINDIIKSAKKIIDGK
- a CDS encoding DHH family phosphoesterase, translating into MRAFDDIKSAKHIVIQTDNISFANANALYSYVLALHKKVSLVAIGQIDEKFSFLPWFSRVRDTVPKQADCIIEAEPDATELYFALKQEGVSINQKMATALFGALLEFTQGFSNAKCTGTAFVVAAELIELKAEHLTCKEFLQRREPLSLFRLKSILYKKMLQSDNAQVMNMYVSDEDLKSSGARLKDAEEIMKEVLKTVHVKEVRLYKSDENNKILKSIKEI
- the thrB gene encoding homoserine kinase encodes the protein MTISVPATSANLGPGFDTLGLAVDLRNRVEFHPSKFFSVSIKGEGENNPRLKGNNLFISIFNDHYSRLIKNKQNFKFTFYNQIPMSRGLGSSSAVIVSAIASAHEAAGIRVSKRRILNHALVYESHPDNITPAVMGGFNVATVEKNKVFSQKKHLPDYLKAVVVIPNKQMNTSKSRTVLPKSYSKENAVYNLSHAALTVAAFFNEDWEMLKLAAQDRFHQKARMKTLPELFSVQKVAYESGALMSTLSGSGSTFFSLVYDEDSAMIANRMKQKFPDFNVKVLNFDNDGLIIER
- a CDS encoding DUF448 domain-containing protein, which gives rise to MAKKFHQPTRMCVSCRIREPQCNLLRLQCFNGELTAFDGTKRSFYLCQSCLKEEKKLLRALMRQCKSPDKDKLMNKLKEIITDDRKS